Proteins encoded together in one Pseudomonas sp. TCU-HL1 window:
- a CDS encoding LysR family transcriptional regulator, translating into MEQLKRMAVFATVVERGSMVGAAEVLGMTASAVSQQIRKLEEETQVSLLHRTTRKLTLTEAGAVFYKSCAQVLALAQQAEQRLAELRDAPVGELRIAAPVGFSTGMLTEALAPLLEAHPGLSLQLFFHDEQIDLVEQRIDLAIRVGRQEDSSLVARHLADWPAVLCCAPAYLARSGPIRRPEQLLALDWISLNGERQQHQLTFTGPDGEQQRLRLECRVGCNNILGVRSFTLSGMGLSLQPEPEVREELASGRLLALLPEWQLPPVGLYIVTPRRDALPAKVRYAIEALRHGLSRRG; encoded by the coding sequence ATGGAGCAGCTCAAGCGCATGGCGGTGTTCGCCACGGTGGTGGAGCGCGGCAGCATGGTGGGGGCGGCCGAGGTGCTGGGCATGACGGCTTCGGCGGTCAGCCAGCAGATTCGCAAGCTGGAGGAGGAAACCCAGGTCAGCCTGCTGCACCGCACGACCCGCAAGCTGACCCTGACCGAGGCGGGCGCGGTGTTCTACAAGAGCTGCGCCCAGGTGCTGGCGTTGGCGCAGCAGGCCGAGCAGCGCCTGGCCGAGCTACGCGATGCGCCGGTGGGCGAACTGCGGATTGCCGCGCCGGTGGGCTTCTCCACCGGCATGCTGACCGAGGCCCTGGCTCCGCTGCTGGAGGCCCATCCCGGGCTGAGCCTGCAGTTGTTCTTCCATGACGAGCAGATCGACCTGGTGGAGCAGCGCATCGACCTGGCCATTCGCGTCGGTCGCCAGGAAGATTCCAGCCTGGTGGCACGACACCTCGCCGACTGGCCGGCGGTGCTCTGCTGCGCACCGGCTTATCTGGCTCGCAGCGGGCCGATCCGCCGCCCCGAGCAGTTGCTCGCGCTGGACTGGATCAGCCTCAACGGCGAGCGCCAGCAGCATCAACTGACCTTCACCGGTCCCGACGGGGAACAGCAGCGCTTGCGCCTGGAGTGCCGGGTGGGCTGCAACAACATCCTTGGCGTGCGCAGCTTCACCCTGTCAGGCATGGGCCTGTCGTTGCAGCCGGAACCGGAAGTTCGCGAAGAACTGGCCAGCGGCCGCCTGTTGGCGCTGTTGCCGGAGTGGCAATTGCCGCCGGTCGGACTCTATATCGTCACCCCGCGCCGCGATGCCCTGCCGGCCAAAGTACGCTACGCCATCGAAGCCTTGCGTCACGGTCTATCGCGTCGTGGATAG
- a CDS encoding NAD(P)-dependent oxidoreductase, translating into MNIALIGATGFVGAAVLTEALQRGHQVTAIVRHPEKLPQHTLLTAVKGDAYDAAAIAQAVAGHDAVVHAFNPGWGEAKIRELFIKGTRAIFAGVRQAGIRRLLVVGGAGSLYVAPNLQLIDTPDFPAEYKEGAEGARQALNLIREESSLDWSFISPPALLQPGERTGRFRVGGDQLLMDGEHPARISVADLAVAIIDELEQPQHIRQRFTVGY; encoded by the coding sequence ATGAACATCGCCCTGATCGGCGCCACCGGATTCGTCGGCGCCGCCGTACTGACCGAAGCCCTGCAGCGCGGCCACCAGGTGACCGCCATCGTTCGCCATCCGGAAAAGCTGCCGCAACACACCCTCCTCACCGCCGTGAAAGGCGACGCCTATGACGCTGCGGCCATCGCCCAGGCCGTGGCCGGGCATGACGCGGTGGTGCACGCCTTCAACCCGGGCTGGGGCGAGGCGAAGATTCGCGAGCTGTTCATCAAGGGCACACGGGCCATCTTCGCCGGTGTCAGGCAGGCAGGCATCAGGCGCCTGCTGGTGGTGGGCGGCGCGGGCAGCCTGTACGTCGCGCCCAACCTGCAACTGATCGACACGCCCGACTTCCCAGCCGAGTACAAGGAAGGCGCCGAAGGCGCGCGCCAGGCGCTCAACCTGATCCGCGAAGAAAGCAGCCTGGACTGGAGTTTCATTTCCCCGCCCGCGTTGTTGCAGCCTGGCGAGCGCACCGGCCGCTTCCGCGTCGGCGGCGACCAGCTACTGATGGACGGCGAGCACCCGGCCCGCATCTCGGTGGCGGACCTGGCCGTGGCGATCATCGACGAGCTGGAACAGCCCCAACACATCCGCCAACGTTTCACCGTCGGCTACTGA
- a CDS encoding DUF2218 domain-containing protein has product MTLSASAHVATPTPARYITRLCKHFAHRVPVSYDDVQGRIEFDLGLGLLRAEGDGLTLAVEGQTPEGLERLKDIVGSHFVRVAWQEELTLEWR; this is encoded by the coding sequence ATGACCCTGAGCGCATCCGCCCACGTCGCCACCCCTACCCCCGCACGCTACATCACCCGCCTGTGCAAGCACTTCGCCCACCGGGTTCCCGTCAGCTACGACGACGTGCAGGGCCGCATCGAGTTCGACCTCGGCCTCGGCCTGCTGCGCGCCGAAGGCGACGGCCTGACCCTGGCCGTGGAAGGCCAGACTCCGGAGGGCCTGGAACGCCTGAAAGATATCGTCGGCAGCCACTTCGTCCGCGTGGCGTGGCAGGAGGAGCTGACACTCGAGTGGCGATGA
- a CDS encoding AraC family transcriptional regulator — translation MSPNGQHDLQRQIPRLEQLPRPLYARAESLRAGSWTARHSHDWVQLSYAISGVLGVHTAEGSYYAPPHWAIWVPSGLEHEVVTSMNAEMRSLYVRRDASDWAPERCRVLEVTPLARELIKAFCELPVEYPEAEGPETRLVAVLLDQLRALPEAGFSLPMPAEARLLRLCSALVAQPDLGHGLGEWAARLNTSEKTLTRAFQRETGLSFRQWRQRLRLLAALQPLEGGTSVTEVALASGYESPSAFIAAFKGLFGVTPGELFRAG, via the coding sequence ATGTCGCCAAACGGACAACATGATCTGCAGCGCCAGATTCCCCGGCTCGAGCAGTTGCCGCGCCCCCTTTATGCCCGTGCCGAAAGCCTGCGCGCCGGTTCCTGGACCGCCCGCCACAGCCACGACTGGGTGCAGCTCTCCTACGCCATCAGCGGCGTGCTGGGGGTGCATACGGCTGAGGGCAGCTACTACGCACCGCCGCATTGGGCGATCTGGGTGCCCTCCGGGCTGGAGCACGAGGTGGTGACCTCGATGAACGCCGAAATGCGCAGCCTCTATGTGCGCCGCGATGCCAGCGACTGGGCACCGGAGCGTTGCCGGGTGCTGGAGGTGACGCCGCTGGCGCGGGAGCTGATCAAGGCGTTCTGTGAGCTGCCGGTGGAATACCCCGAGGCTGAAGGCCCCGAGACGCGGCTGGTGGCGGTGCTGCTGGACCAGCTCCGGGCCCTGCCCGAGGCCGGGTTCTCGTTGCCGATGCCGGCGGAGGCACGCCTGTTGCGGCTGTGCAGCGCGCTGGTGGCGCAGCCTGACCTGGGCCACGGCCTGGGGGAGTGGGCGGCGCGGCTGAACACGTCGGAAAAGACCCTGACCCGTGCCTTCCAGCGGGAAACCGGGCTGAGTTTCCGGCAGTGGCGTCAACGCCTGCGCCTGCTCGCCGCCTTGCAGCCCCTGGAGGGCGGTACCAGCGTCACCGAGGTGGCCCTGGCGAGCGGGTACGAATCACCGTCGGCCTTCATTGCGGCCTTCAAGGGGTTGTTCGGGGTGACGCCGGGGGAGCTGTTCCGGGCGGGGTAG
- a CDS encoding bile acid:sodium symporter family protein, with the protein MSALKPLKRLVTDWFLGGMLLAVTLACLFPNVGKHGGTLHAGSLINAGVFLVFFLHGINLSTEQIRKGLGNWRLHVMVQLFTFAIFPLLWLAADKLLGTQIPPMLMLGFFYLCALPSTISSSVALTGSAGGNVPAAILNASLSSLLGVFLTPWLISLVADANGGIDLGETLLDLSLLLLLPLVLGQALRPLWGRFFTRYKRYTGVFDKLVILLLVFASFSDSVAGGVWQQQGPETLVLAFVGCALLLALMLWLTTRSARSLGFNHEDEIAAVFCATKKSLAAGAPMAAIIFGASPALGLILLPIMLYHQMQLIVCAVMAERHSLRGHALAAGTASGIPPTPNGR; encoded by the coding sequence ATGTCGGCACTCAAACCCCTGAAACGCCTGGTCACCGACTGGTTCCTCGGCGGCATGCTCCTGGCGGTCACCCTGGCCTGCCTGTTCCCCAACGTCGGCAAGCACGGCGGTACCCTGCATGCCGGCAGCCTGATCAACGCCGGGGTCTTCCTGGTGTTCTTCCTCCACGGCATCAACCTCTCCACCGAGCAGATCCGCAAGGGCCTGGGCAACTGGCGCCTGCATGTGATGGTGCAACTCTTCACCTTCGCCATCTTCCCGCTGCTCTGGCTGGCGGCTGACAAACTTCTGGGCACGCAGATCCCGCCGATGCTGATGCTCGGCTTCTTCTACCTCTGTGCCCTGCCCTCGACCATTTCGTCCTCCGTGGCACTGACCGGCAGCGCTGGCGGTAACGTGCCGGCGGCCATTCTCAATGCGAGCCTGTCGAGCCTGCTGGGGGTATTCCTGACGCCTTGGCTGATCAGCCTGGTGGCCGACGCCAACGGCGGCATCGACCTCGGTGAGACGCTGCTCGACCTCAGCCTGCTGCTGCTACTGCCGCTGGTACTGGGCCAGGCGCTGCGCCCGCTGTGGGGCCGGTTCTTCACCCGCTACAAGCGATACACCGGGGTGTTCGACAAGCTGGTGATCCTGCTGCTGGTGTTCGCCTCCTTCAGCGACTCGGTGGCCGGCGGCGTCTGGCAGCAGCAAGGCCCGGAAACCCTGGTGCTGGCCTTCGTCGGTTGCGCCCTGCTGCTGGCCCTGATGCTCTGGCTGACCACCCGTTCGGCGCGCAGCCTCGGCTTCAACCATGAAGACGAAATCGCCGCAGTGTTCTGCGCCACCAAGAAATCCCTGGCTGCCGGCGCGCCCATGGCCGCCATCATCTTCGGCGCCAGCCCCGCCCTGGGCCTGATCCTGCTGCCGATCATGCTCTACCACCAGATGCAGCTGATCGTCTGCGCGGTGATGGCCGAGCGCCACTCCCTTCGCGGCCACGCCCTGGCAGCCGGCACCGCCTCAGGCATTCCCCCCACCCCCAACGGGCGGTGA
- a CDS encoding ISL3 family transposase has translation MHPIDLAAFWPGYAVVACRQATHDTLLISLEPLAEHLPICSRCAKPSPLIHERRIRQVRDRDLLDQRVLLQLPVRRVDCLDCGRVTERIDWLEPASRLTQRLRVWLEGLLQLLPISHVSRLTGLHWHTLKTLDKRRLEASVGAFEPGEVRRLVMDEFALHKGHRYATVIMDAERTRVLWVGHGNSREAIRPFFELLGEHCQQIEAVAMDMNTAFDLEVRQHCPQAEVVYDLFHVVARYGRDVIDRIRVDQANLLREDKPARKVVKQSRWLLLRNRENLKDGQAVQLQELLDANQPLATVYVLKDALKEVWYAPCVREGWRRWRAWLRHAQESGLAPLQRFARNLRKYARGILASARFPMHTSVLEGVNNRIKVIKRMAYGFRDSAYFFLKIKAAFPGKAR, from the coding sequence GTGCATCCTATTGATCTTGCTGCTTTCTGGCCAGGCTACGCGGTCGTCGCCTGTCGCCAAGCCACTCACGACACCCTGCTAATCAGTCTTGAGCCCCTGGCCGAGCACTTACCGATTTGCAGCCGGTGTGCCAAGCCCAGTCCGTTGATCCACGAGCGGCGAATTCGTCAGGTGCGTGACCGTGACCTGCTGGATCAGCGTGTGCTGCTCCAACTGCCGGTGCGCCGCGTCGACTGCCTGGATTGTGGGCGGGTGACCGAACGGATTGACTGGTTGGAGCCAGCCTCCCGCCTGACCCAGCGCTTGCGAGTCTGGCTCGAGGGCTTGCTGCAACTGTTGCCGATCAGCCACGTCAGCCGCCTCACCGGCCTGCACTGGCACACCCTCAAGACACTCGACAAGCGCCGCCTGGAAGCCTCGGTTGGCGCGTTTGAGCCAGGCGAGGTGCGTCGGCTGGTGATGGACGAGTTCGCCCTGCACAAAGGCCATCGCTACGCCACGGTGATCATGGATGCCGAGCGCACGCGGGTGCTGTGGGTGGGGCACGGCAACAGCCGTGAGGCGATCCGCCCGTTCTTCGAATTACTCGGCGAGCACTGCCAGCAGATTGAGGCGGTGGCCATGGACATGAACACCGCTTTCGACCTGGAAGTGCGGCAGCACTGCCCGCAGGCCGAAGTGGTATACGACCTGTTTCATGTGGTGGCGCGCTACGGTCGTGACGTGATCGACCGTATCCGGGTCGACCAAGCCAACCTCCTGCGCGAAGACAAACCGGCGCGCAAGGTGGTCAAGCAAAGCCGCTGGCTGTTGCTGCGCAATCGCGAAAACCTCAAGGACGGACAGGCCGTGCAGTTGCAGGAGCTCCTCGACGCCAACCAGCCATTGGCTACTGTCTATGTGCTCAAGGATGCTCTGAAGGAAGTCTGGTACGCCCCCTGCGTGCGGGAAGGCTGGCGGCGCTGGCGGGCCTGGCTGCGACATGCCCAGGAAAGCGGCCTCGCACCGCTACAGCGCTTTGCGCGCAACCTGCGCAAATACGCTCGGGGCATCCTCGCCAGTGCTCGCTTCCCCATGCACACCAGTGTTCTGGAGGGGGTGAACAACCGCATCAAGGTGATCAAACGCATGGCCTATGGCTTCCGGGACTCGGCCTACTTCTTCCTGAAAATCAAGGCCGCCTTCCCCGGGAAAGCGCGATGA
- a CDS encoding acetyl-CoA C-acetyltransferase, whose product MAQLRRVAIVGGNRIPFARSNTVYATASNQDMLTSALEGLVERFNLHGVRVGEFAAGAVLKHSRDFNLARECVLGSRLAPETPAYDIQQACGTGLEAAILVANKIALGQIDSGIAGGVDTTSDAPIGVHEELRKILLEANRGKTTGDKIKSLLKVRPRHLAPHIPRNGEPRTGLSMGEHCELMAQTWAIPRDEQDQLAIASHQKLAAAYAEGWQNDLMSPFRGLNRDQNLRPDINAEKLASLKPVFEPGPRGTLTAANSTPLTDGASVVLLASEDWARARGLPILAYFKDGEAAAVDFVSGEEGLLMAPAYAVPRLLARNNLCLQDFDYYEIHEAFAAQVLCTLKAWEDADYCKTRLGLDKPLGAIERSRMNVKGSSLAAGHPFAATGGRIVANLAKLLSVAGEGRGLISICAAGGQGVTAILEK is encoded by the coding sequence ATGGCCCAGCTTCGCCGGGTCGCCATCGTCGGCGGCAACCGCATCCCCTTCGCCCGCTCCAACACCGTCTACGCCACGGCGAGCAACCAGGACATGCTGACCAGCGCCCTCGAAGGGCTGGTGGAGCGCTTCAACCTCCACGGCGTGCGGGTTGGCGAGTTCGCTGCGGGCGCGGTGCTCAAGCATTCCCGCGACTTCAACCTGGCGCGCGAGTGCGTGCTGGGCTCGCGTCTGGCCCCGGAAACCCCGGCCTATGACATCCAGCAGGCCTGCGGCACCGGCCTGGAGGCGGCGATACTGGTGGCCAACAAGATCGCCCTGGGGCAGATCGACAGCGGCATCGCCGGCGGCGTGGACACTACGTCCGACGCGCCCATCGGCGTGCATGAGGAGCTGCGCAAGATCCTGCTGGAAGCCAATCGCGGCAAGACCACCGGCGACAAGATCAAGAGCCTGTTGAAGGTGCGCCCGCGCCACCTGGCGCCGCACATTCCGCGCAATGGCGAGCCGCGCACGGGGCTGTCCATGGGCGAGCACTGCGAGCTGATGGCGCAGACCTGGGCCATCCCCCGCGACGAGCAGGACCAGCTCGCCATCGCCAGCCACCAGAAGCTGGCCGCGGCCTATGCCGAAGGCTGGCAGAACGACCTGATGAGCCCTTTCCGTGGCCTGAACCGCGACCAGAACCTGCGCCCGGACATCAATGCCGAGAAGCTGGCGAGCCTGAAGCCGGTGTTCGAGCCTGGCCCGCGCGGCACGCTGACGGCGGCCAACTCCACGCCGCTCACCGATGGCGCTTCGGTGGTGTTGCTGGCCAGCGAGGACTGGGCCAGGGCGCGCGGGCTGCCGATCCTCGCCTACTTCAAGGACGGCGAAGCGGCGGCGGTGGATTTCGTCAGCGGCGAAGAGGGGTTGCTGATGGCGCCGGCCTATGCAGTGCCGCGCCTGCTCGCACGCAACAACCTGTGCCTGCAGGACTTCGACTACTACGAGATCCACGAAGCCTTCGCTGCCCAGGTGCTCTGCACCCTCAAGGCCTGGGAGGACGCCGACTACTGCAAGACTCGCCTCGGCCTGGACAAGCCGCTGGGGGCCATCGAGCGCAGCCGGATGAACGTCAAGGGCAGCTCCCTGGCCGCCGGCCACCCCTTCGCCGCCACCGGGGGGCGCATTGTCGCCAACCTGGCCAAGCTGCTGTCGGTGGCCGGAGAGGGGCGCGGGCTCATCTCGATTTGCGCGGCCGGCGGACAAGGTGTGACCGCGATCCTGGAAAAGTAA